Part of the Streptomyces sp. HSG2 genome, ATGTTGACGAAGGAGCGCACCGTGGTGTCGTAGCCGGTGCCCCATCGCAGGGCGACGTCCACTCCCAGGTCGCGGGTGACCTCGGTCGGGGTCATCTGGCCGTGTTCGTCCAGGACCGGGACGGTCTCCTTGAAGCTCCCCCGGCCACCGAGACGGAGGACGTCGCAGATGGCCCGATCGGCGGCGAGGTACTCGCAGAACTCGCTGATGCCCCCGTCGAAGCGGAAGGACTCCTCACCCTTGCTTCCCCCCTGGCCGAGCCCGAACTCGTCGCGCACGACGATGGTCAGCCCCGGCACCAGGAAGGCCGTCTGGCGCGCCCGCTGGTGCAGCGTCTCCAGGGAGAGCCGGGCGTCCTTCAGGAAGATCTGCCGATCCGCCCAGTACCGCACACGAGTGCCCGTACGCGCCTTCGGGACCTTCCTCACCTTGCGCAGGCCGCCCCCGGCCTCGAACCGACCCTCCGATCCGGCCCCGGCGAAGGCTCCGGGCACGCCCCGGCGGAAGCTGATCGCGTGGGTATGGCCCCCTCTGTCGACCTCGATGTCCAGGCGCGCGGAGAGCGCGTTCACCACGGAGGCGCCCACCCCGTGCAGTCCGCCCGAGGCGGCGTACGAGCCACCCCCGAACTTGCCTCCGGCGTGGAGCTTGGTCATGACCACCTCGACACCGGAGAGACCGGTCTTCGGTTCGACGTCGACGGGGATGCCCCGGCCGTCGTCGCGCACCTCGACCGAGCCGTCGTCGTGCAGGACGACCTCGATCCGCTCGCAGTGCCCTCCCAGGGCCTCGTCGACGGAGTTGTCGATGATCTCCCAGAGGCAGTGCATCAGTCCTCGACTGTCGGTCGAGCCGATGTACATCCCCGGGCGCTTGCGGACGGCCTCCAGTCCCTCCAGTACGAGGAGGTGCCGCGCGGTGTAGTTGGAGCCGTCCCGGTCTGCTCCTGCCAGCAGGGCGGTGGACGGCACGGTCGAATCGGCGGTCACGCGGTTCGCTCCTCGCTGAATTTCCGATGGGCCCTGCGGGGGAGGGCACGGCGTCGTTCGCCGCTCAGAGGGTACCCAGGTCCTGGTGGGGCGGTTCTCACGCCACCCTGGACGGGGTTGCCACCCTAGGGCACGTCGCATACACGTTCGATCCCCCGAGGGGGTGAAGCACACATCACGTTCCCTTCGAGGCATGAACCATTTAGGCTCCGGGCACGTCCTCATGAACAAACCGGCAATCCGGCCGGAGGACCCGACACCACCGACAGCGCGAACCCGTACGACACAGACTCGTGATACGGCACATTCGCCGCCAACCGGCAGCAGCCAGCCCCCTCGGAGATTTTTTCAAGGAGAAGCCACGAGCGGGAACGTTTCGAGGCTGGTTGGATGTTGACCCTGGTACGACAGCTCGTCGAGCTAGAGAAGAGGCGACGTGACTACTGTTCTGACTTCCGCGAGCCCGCTGACGGCCGCAGACCGCTGCGACCGCTGCGGCGCCCAGGCCTACCTGCGCGTCGTCCTGCTCAACGGCGGAGAGCTGCTCTTCTGCGCCCACCACGGTCGCAAGTTCGAGCCGGAACTCAAGAAGATCGCCGCCGAGATACAGGACGAGACCGAGCGACTCACCTCCGTTCCGGCCTCGGCCTCCGAAGAAGAGCGCTGATCCGACCCCCGTTCCCTCGACCAGTCGTCCGACACGAGCCGACGAGACGGGCGGCCTCCCCGCTGGGGGGGCCGCCCGTCTCGCGTGCGTCGTGGCCACACAACGACCCACGGCCCCCTGTCGAGCTCCGGGGAGAGCACGCCCGAGGGCCCTCGATCGGCTTCCGTGCGCCGCGTCGCACGATCAGGGCGTATCCCACCCCAGGGCCTTGAGTACGGCCGACACTCGCGTGTAGACGCCGGGGCTGTCCGGTCGTCCGCAACCACTCCCGAACGAGACCAGACCGATCAGCTTGCCTCGGGCCACCAGGGGCCCTCCGCTGTCTCCCTGGCAGGCATCGCGCCCACCCGTCTCCTCCCCCGCGCAGAGCATGGTCTCGGGCCTGTACCTGCCTCCGGCGAGGCCCGGATAGGCGGCGGAGCAGCGGCGATCGGGGAGCACATGGACAGAGGCACCACGTAGGGTGCCCGCGTAGTCACCCCTCCCCGAGGTGTCCCCCCAGCCGAAGACCACGGCACTCTGCCCGGGTGCGTACGCCGGATCACCCTCGGGAGCCATCGCTATGGTGGACCCGGCCGGCAGCTTCCGCGACAGCGTGACCACGGCGAAGTCCCCGGAGTTGCTGCCGCGATCGTGGTCCGGG contains:
- a CDS encoding serine protease, producing MRHAAVRAVARTLVLLAFGAVLPSAAAAPAAADRQILGGFAVDAADVPWAVALASRDRFGGTRSGQFCGGVAVGRTTVLTAAHCLGEEVLGTPADPVRDLRVVVGRTDLGAVGQGREIPVRGVWVNPDHDRGSNSGDFAVVTLSRKLPAGSTIAMAPEGDPAYAPGQSAVVFGWGDTSGRGDYAGTLRGASVHVLPDRRCSAAYPGLAGGRYRPETMLCAGEETGGRDACQGDSGGPLVARGKLIGLVSFGSGCGRPDSPGVYTRVSAVLKALGWDTP